The following proteins are encoded in a genomic region of Apium graveolens cultivar Ventura unplaced genomic scaffold, ASM990537v1 ctg3792, whole genome shotgun sequence:
- the LOC141701397 gene encoding uncharacterized protein LOC141701397: MSLLGKVSSWTIKNICREDNQWADALSKLASSVAATSEGIYVEERNASSIDMDTPSVDMLKVNEISSIADWRQPILKYILQNKLPQDKGEARAISYMARNYYVLENKLYRRGLVEPLLRCLGPEESHTSIIEVHTGICGDHLGGKNLALKIMR, from the coding sequence ATGTCCTTGCTGGGGAAAGTTTCGTCATGGACAATCAAGAACATTTGCAGGGAAGACAACCAATGGGCTGACGCCTTGTCTAAATTAGCATCATCCGTCGCTGCAACATCAGAGGGAATTTATGTCGAAGAAAGAAATGCTTCCTCTATTGATATGGATACTCCATCCGTCGACATGCTGAAGGTTAATGAAATCTCCTCTATTGCAGATTGGCGTCAACCTATTTTGAAGTACATCTTGCAGAACAAATTGCCACAAGATAAGGGTGAAGCCAGAGCCATTTCATACATGGCAAGAAACTATTATGTGCTAGAAAACAAATTATATCGACGAGGGCTCGTGGAGCCACTACTCCGATGCTTGGGACCAGAAGAGTCTCACACCTCGATAATCGAAGTCCATACAGGAATTTGCGGGGATCATTTGGGTGGAAAGAATTTAGCCCTTAAAATAATGAGGTAA